The nucleotide sequence AGCCAATTCGAGCTAACATATGTTTTCCATCTGTAGATACCGAAATTTGTGAAGCTCCCTTGGTAAACTCTGCAGCTTTACCTTTTTCAATACTATATTTATGTAATGTTACTCCAGGCGAATTAGGAATACGTTCAGAAATAAATACGGTGCCTTTTGCACCTTTATATGTGGATCCATAATTACGAACCGGCATTGGTAATGCATCAGTACGGCGCTCTATACCTTCAAAATCTATAGTAACACCATTATCTTCTTTTTTAGAATCTTTTTCAGATTTTGCTTTATCACCACTCTTTTTATCTTCTTTTTTTACACTTTCTTCATCACTTTTAGGTTTAAAAGTAGAAGGGTCATCTTTTCTAAGATTCACCACATAAGCTGCATAATTTGGATTAGCTGTTATGGCGCTGGTATTTGCCCAACCAGAACCAAGTGCTAAATTGGTACTTGCTAAAAAATATAGGTGATGCCCATCTGTATCCCAAGATGGAGAAAACGAATCTGCAAAAGCATTTGTAATCGCTTTTACCGTATTATCTTTTAAAGACCAAACATGAACTTGTCTGAAGTTGTTAGATCCAGATTTAGCATAAGCTAACCATTGCGAATCTTTAGACCAAGTTAAGCCTAATCGTCCTCTTTCTAAATTATTCCCGCCAACATCAACTGTTTTTATGGATTTAACTTCAAGATCAACAATTCGTATTCGAACATCATCATCTACAAAAGCAATATATTTAGCATCAGGAGACCAGGTGGGCTCCCAACCTAATTTAGATTCGCCAATAGAAATACTTCTAGGTTTAGATAACCCATCTTGATTAGCAATCATTAAGGAGTAACCTTTACCTCCAGCATCCGAAAACCAAGCTACTTCATCACCTTTAGGCGACCATATTGGTGCACGATCTGCAGTATTAGAATTTTGGGTAATATTTCTCGCATTTCCATTTTCTACAGGGATCGTAAAAATTTCTCCACGGGCTTCTACAATAGCACGTTTAGCATTAGGCGATAAAGAAGCAGAGCGACTTCGCCTGCTTACATCTTCCCATTTTGTTTCAGCCCAAGGAAAGTCACCAGTAACATTAATTTGTAATTGTGTGGTGTTTCCTGTAGATGGATTTAAGGTATGTAAATAACCATCTCTTTCAAAAGCTATTAAATTTCCGTTTCCAGAAATGGCTTTAATATCAGAACCTTTATGTGTAGTAACTTGTGTTAAATCTTTTGTTTTTGGATTAAAAGACCAAAGGTTACTTGTAAAATCTCTATCGGATAAGAAATAAATTAGATCTCCCATCCATAGTGGGTGAACATCAGTCGTTTTTTCATTTGGTAATAAAACCTCTTCATTGGTTTTTAGATCTAATACAATCAGTGGTGTATTTTGCCCTCCGCGATATTCCTGCCATTCAGTATCCCATCTGCTTACTCTATCGATAGCTATTTGTTTTCCATTAGGAGAAAAAGAACCACGAGCTCCCCATTGTTGGTTTAACATTGTCGACGGACCACCATCTTTAGAAACTGTCCATAAACGATTAAAACCACTAGGAGCAGAGTTGCGAGATGTAGCATACAAAATATGTTTCCCGTCTGGTGTCCAACCACGAGCTAAAGCAGCACTAGGATGCCAAGTTAAACGTGTTACATCTCCACCATTTACAGAAACCGTATATACAGCATTACTACCAGAACGGTTAGAAGTAAAAGCGATGTGTTGCCCATCGGGTGAAAAATGTGGATCAGACTCTACTGCAGCTGTACTTGTTAACCTGATAGCATTAGTACTGTTTAATGGAGTCACCCATAGATCGCCACCATAAGTAAACGCAATATGTGTATTGCTTATAGTTGGTTGCCTTAATAATCGTGTACCTTGTGCTATCGATACTGTCGTGAAAAATGTGATGCTTATAGATATAAAAAATCTAAATGTAGCTATTGAAAAGAGTTTCATAAGGATTGATTTTAGTCTGAATTTGACGAATTTAAAGATTTTTGGTTACAATCTATGGTGCTTTAAGATTTTGTTGCGAGTTTTGGTTAACTTTAAAACTGTAAAAATGAAATAATAATGAAGTATTATTTAAGTGTATTGGTCTTAGCGCTTTTCTTTTCTTGTGATAAGAATAGAAAAATAGAATTTGTAGAATTTACAACAAGTTCTGATTCTACTATGTATTACTATAATTTAGGATGGAAACAGATTATGGATTATGGAGACTATTCTGAAGCAGAAGTGTCTTATAGAAAAGCGCTCTCTTTTGATAACAATTTTTTAGTAGGCCAGAGTATTTTAGCTCGAATAACTCCTGACTTAGATGAACGTTTAGCGATATATGATCGATTAGAAGAAGAAAAGCAAAAAATAGATGGGGATGAGCGTTTAATATTAGATGTATATATAGCTTTAACAAAATATACAAATATGAGAGACCAGAACTCTCCAGATACAAAAAATGCTTTAGAAGAAGCTTTTAAACTTGGAGAGGCAAACTTGCAGCAGATCGTACATAAATATCCTAGTGAAGTGTATTTAAAATCTGAATATATAGAAGTGTTACACGCTATATATGGAGCAGAACCAACGTTAGATTCTATCGCTAATTTAGCTACTGGAAATCATGCAAAAAATCCTTTTATCTTAGGTTATAAAGCAATTTTAATTGCTGAAACAGGAGCATATGATGAAGCTTTAATTTATGCTAAAGAATTAAGTGATATCCTTAAGGATAAACCTGTAGCAAAACCAGATGCAATTTTAGCAGATATTTACTTTAAAAAAGAAGATTATAAGACAGCAAAAATTCATGCAGATAAAGCAAATAGCATTGATCCTAGAAATTTAGATGCAAGCCGATTAAAAGCTAGAATAGATGCTGAGTTAGAGAATTGATGATTTTCTACTTTGCTTTTGTACATTCAATTTTCCAGGTAGGGAACACTATTTTTTCAGTTTTATCAACCCATTCCCCTACCCATTTATACCCTGTTTTAGAGATGTCATAAAACGTTAAACGATAATAACCCTCCATTCCGTTTGGCGCTTTTTGCTCTCGATATAACACAATATTTTTTTCGTCTTTTTTATTTCCCTCCCATACAGGTAAAACTGTAGTTGATCCAGCAGAAGAATAATAATGCACATACCAGCGACTACTGTCTGCTATAAACTGCCGTATGCTTCCAGAATGTCTGCCATCTATTTTTAATGTTTCGTCTTGTACAGCCATACCATTCATGATATATTTAAAACGCCAAGTCATATCTATTGGTTCTGACCAAGTCTGATCTGCATTTCTGTTAGTAGATTTACAATTACACAAGCCAATTAAGGGTTGAAAATCTTTTATTTGCTGAGGTGCTTTTGGGTTAGCTTTTCCAAAAGGAAATTCTTTAGAAGGTTCATAATTGTATTGTGCAAAGCTTATAAATGTAGAAAGCATTAAAAGATAACCGATTCGTTTTTTCATTGATTTTAATTTTTGTGTTTTTCAAATCAATAAAAAATAAAGATAGACAACTCAAATATTGCAGAGAACAGAACTTATTTTGCAGTAAATAGGTTTAGTATTAAGCTAAATGATTTTTTACGAGCTTTAAATTAGGTTTAGATACTGGTATTTTAGAATCATCGGTTAAGATAATATTAGGATTGCCAGATAAACTAATTTCTTTAATCATCAACATGTTAACGATAGCTTTTCGATGTACTCTTAAAAAATTACTTCCTAGCTTTTCGTTCAGTGCTTTTAATGAGCTTCGCATAGTATATGAAGCTTCATTTTGGGTGTGTACTCTAACACAATAATCATCGGCTTCAATCCATAAAATATCTTGAACAGGAATAATTTTGCGTTTATTTCCAATTTTAATATTTAAGATTGTAGCACTGTCATCAATTTTAGTACTTAATTTTTTATATGCTAAATTATGTGTGATTTTTAATTCTGAAAGCTCGTGAACCTGTATTTGTAATTGTTCGTTAGAGAAATATAAATAAGAAATTACAGCAATAGCAATATAACCTAGAGTGTAAACTGGAATTTTTTGAAAAGCATAAAAAGGAAGAAATTCCTTTACTAAAGAGGACATTGAAAAAGGACTTTCGCTAATTAATAGTTGACTAAAAGCATTTATTAAAATACTTAATAAAACTAAGCTTAAGATGACAACTCCGTATGTTATAAATATTTTAAATGTAAATTTTCTGGAAACTTGATTTTTAAAATATTGTATTAAAATAAGAGATAACACCATCCATATCGTCCAACTCAAAGCTTGAGGTTTTAAAATACTTAAAAAAGTTGCAGCATCATTAATGTTATATTTTTTTACATAATAAAGCTGTTGACATGTTTCGAATACAATAGCGATTATTAAAATCGAAATAACGATTAAAATACTCTTCTTTTTATTCGAGATATTGGCTGTAAATCGAAACATTTATATATTATTTCCTACCTGTATTTACTGATATGTGATTTTTAGTAGAATCACTAATTAAAACACTAAGCTCTTTAAATTCTTCTTTAGTTAATTCACGATATTCACCTAAAGGCATATCTAATTTTATGTTCATAATACGAATACGTTGCAGTGCTATAACTTCATAATTTAAGTATTCGCACATACGACGTATCTGTCGGTTTAACCCTTGCGTTAAAATGATTTTAAACTGATACGTACTTACTCGTTTTACTTTGCATTTTTTAGTTATGGTATCCAAAATTGGAATACCATTAGACATACGTTCTATAAACGTTTGAGAGATAGGTTTATCTACAGTAACCAGATATTCTTTTTCGTGATTATTGCTCGCACGCAATATTTTATTGACGATATCTCCATCGTCTGTTAGCAATATTAAACCTTCGCTAGGCTTATCTAACCTGCCTATAGGAAAAACACGTTTTGGGTAATTAATAAAATCGATAATATTATCTTTTTCTACACGAGTATCTGTGGTACAAACAATACCAACAGGTTTATTAAGTGCTAAATACACAAACTCTGTTTTAGAATTTGTGATTTGAGCTCCATCTACATGAACTATATCACTAGGTTTTACTTTAGTGCCCATTTCGGGAACTTTACCATTAATTGTAACACGACCTTCATCAATAAGTTTATCAGCTGCACGACGTGAGCAATATCCAACTTCACTTAAATATTTATTAAGGCGAGTGAGTTTTTCTTCCATAAAACAAAAATACAATAAACTTTAGCGATTTATAAACTCCATAACTGTATTAACTACATCTAAATGCTTTAAAGAATGCCCAAAACCTGTAGTAGAAACAAATTCAGAATCATCATAATTTTTGTGAATGCGTAGGGCATCAGAATATGGAATGATTTTATCTTGAGTATCATGAATTAAAAGCCCTTTTTGAGAAATATTTTTTACAAAATTTGCCACCGAAAAATAACTGGGATATTCTCCAAAGCGATTATAAATAATAGTATCTAATTGCTCTTCAATAGCTTTATTGTAACCCATCATAATGACATAGCGTTTAAACACATCTTTAAAATCTGAAGGAGAGCCTAAAAGCACAAGTTTTTCTACAGCATTAAATTGAAATTTATGCATAAAAAAAGTAGTTGCCATAGCACCAACTGAGTGTCCTATAATTATTTTTGGTTGGAATTTAGTAGCAACAACGTTAATGAATTCGGCATACAAAATAGCATTAAATGTTTGGCTTCCAGAATCTCCGTGAGCGGGTGCATCTAAAGCGATAACCCTATAGCCTTCTTTTAATAGTGCTTTAATTTTCTTTTTCCAACGCGCAGCATTGCTTTCCCAGCCGTGTACAAGTAAAACAGTGTCTTTATGACCTTCCCATTTATAGGTAGCTATTTTAAATTTCTCGTAGGATAAAGTTTTCCTTTCAGCAGTATTTAAAAAACCTAAATGCTTTTCGGTGAGCTTCCCTTTTCTTGGTGTTGCAAATAATTGTAATGCTTTTTCAGCAGCATTATTGATCGAAATGTAACTGTAAAAATTTAAACTAATTCCAATTACTTTTGGAATATATTTTTTCATTTTTCAGGCCATTGCATAAAAAATGCATTGATTTTTGCTTCACCAGGAACCTGTAAAACATCTATCTTAGAATTGGTGTTAAACCACATTTCTGAGGGTAACTCATCTTTAGAGATTATGAAAAAAGAATTGATTTCGTTAACAGAAACAATAAGGCTTCTAAATGTTTTTTCTATACTAGATACGTTGTAGTTATCATTAATATCTTTAAAAGTACTCATTGAGTTTATCCCTTTACTTGTTAAGTATCTGGAATCTAAAACTCGTATTTTTTTTATAGTAGCCGTAGAGTCTAACGCTTGAGTAGGTGTGAGTGTTAATAGATGATTACCACCTTTTTCGTAAACTTGAATGTCATTTATATTACCAGTAAATTCATCTCCACTTGTATATTTAACAATAGAATCATTGCTGAAAATAGTTTTTAAATCTTTTACTTGAGTAGAATCATTTAAAAGCCCAATATTTTGTTTTGAAATTGAAAACGGATTAATTTCTTTAGTGCAAGAAACCAATATAAAAAGGCAAAGTATTAAGGCTAAAAGTGTTTGTTTCATTTAAACGAATGTTATTTGTTGTTTTATTTAATTACTTTTTTAAGGATACCAAAAACTGCTCTTATAAAAGTTGCGCTTGTTAATACTTTAACAATCGGATTTTGTCTTTGGTAACCTCTATTAGAAGAGCGTCGTTTTGTTTTTGATTGACGTTCTTTCTCTTCTTCTCTTTGGAGGCGTTTATCTTCTTCTACCTTAAGCGCTTCAGCTTTTTTTATTTTTTCATTGAGCATTTCATAAGCACTTTCACGATCTATCTCCTCATTATATTTCATTACTAATTTAGAATCGTCGTATAGTGCATTCAATTCAGCTTGTGTTAATACATCCATTCTACTCATTGGAGCACGTAACATTGTGGCAGCAAGAGGGGTAGGTCTTCCTTTTTCATTTAAAGCAGAAACTAAAGCTTCTCCAATTCCTAAAGAAGTAAGTACATCTGCAGTATCATAATACTCTGTATCTGGATAGTTCTGAGCTGTTAATTTTATAGCTTTTCTATCTTTGGCAGTAAATGCACGAAGAGCGTGTTGTATTTTTAACCCTAACTGACTTAATACAGCTTCTGGAACATCAGTAGGATTTTGAGTAACAAAATATAATCCAATACCTTTACTGCGAATAAGTTTTACAATACTTTCAATCTGACTTAATAATGCTTTTGAAGCTTCATTAAAAATGAGATGAGCTTCGTCAATAAACATAATTAATCGCGGTGTATCACTATCACCTTGTTCAGGGAATGTTTCGTAAATTTCGGCCAGTAAGCTCAACATAAATGTCGAAAACAATTTAGGACGATCTTGTATATCTGTAAGTCTTATAATATTAATATAACCTCTACCATCTCTGGTTGTTCTTACTAAGTCTTCAACATCAAACGATTTTTCACCAAAAAATAGATCAGCTCCTTGTTGTTCAAGCTCTACTACTTTTCTTAAAATGGCACCAGTTGATGCTGTAGAAATACGACCATAGGCGTCTTCAAATTCTTGTTTACCTTCTTTAGTAGCATATTGTAATATTTTTTTAAAATCTTTTAAGTCTAAAAGAGGTAATTTATTATCGTCACAATATTTAAATATTACAGCTAAAACACCAGATTGAGCTTGAGATAGATCTAAAATACGAGATAACAATACAGGGCCAAATTCACTAACAGTTGCTCTTAAACGAACGCCATTTTGTTCTGATAAAGACATCACTTCAACAGGGAAATTTTTGGCTTCAAAAGGCAAACCAATTTTTTCGTGACGTTCGTCAATTTTTGGATGCCCGGGACTAGGTTGAGCAATACCACTTAAATCACCTTTTATATCCATAAGCAATACAGGAATACCTTTGTCGCTTAAATTTTCAGATAATACTTGTAATGTTTTGGTCTTACCAGTACCAGTTGCGCCAGCAATTAAACCATGACGATTCATTGTTTTTAAAGGGATCTTTACAAATGCATTTGTAACAGTTTCACCATCTAACATTGCAGAACCCAGAGTAATATAATCGCCTTTAAAAGTATAGCCTTTATTTAGGTCTTCTAAAAAAGTATCTTTAGTGGTCATACTGAAAGTTTTGATAAAAATAGTGTAATTTTGAACAACTTTAAAATCATAAGAGATGAAGAAAACAGAAATTTTATTAGCATTATTATTACTAGTATGTTTTGTATCATGTAAAGAAAGTGAATCTTCAAATAAATATTCTGAAAATGAAGAGAAATCACATTCAGAAATCACATTCCATAAATCACATGAACCCACTAGACAGAACACACCATTTAGTGATGCAGTAGAAACAGAAGATTTTTTATTTCTAGCTGGACAGATTGGTAGAGATCATTCTAAAGGTGTATTGGTTGAAGGAGGTGTAACAGCACAAACAAAACAAGTAATTGAAAATATAAAAGCTGTTTTAGAACATCACAATTTGTCTTTAGATAATGTGGTAAAATGTACAGTGATACTAGCAGATATTAATGATTTTTCTGCATTTAATGATGTTTATAAAACATACTTTACAAAACGGCCAGCTCGAACTACTTTTGCTGCTGCTGGTTTAGCAGCGAATGCTAAAATTGAAATTGAAGTAATTGCAGCAAAATAAGATATTTACCTTTAACTTTATAGTTATCTTTGCGCCCTTATGAAGAAAGAGATTCAAGAACGAGTTAATAGAGGGGAAATGCTGCCTTTAATGGAAGAGTTTTATACTATACAAGGTGAAGGCTTTCATAAAGGTACAGCTGCATATTTTGTTAGAATTGGTGGTTGTGATGTTGGTTGTCATTGGTGTGATGTTAAAGAAAGTTGGAATGCAGATTTGCATCCACCAACAGAAACTTCTAGTATTGTTGAAAATGCAGTAAAATATAGCGACACTATAGTTGTGACGGGAGGAGAACCTTTAACTTGGGATATGAATGTATTGACATCTCAATTAAAATCTGAAGGATTGCAAGTGCATATCGAAACTTCTGGAGCTTATAAATTAACAGGTACTTGGGATTGGATCTGCTTATCACCAAAAAAAATAAAACTACCTACTGCTGAAGTTTATAAAAAAGCTGATGAGTTAAAAGTGATTGTTTATAATAACGACGATTTTAAATTTGCAGAAGAACAAGCTGCTCAGGTAAATAAAGATTGTATTTTGTATTTGCAACCAGAATGGAGTAAGAGTGACAAGATGATTCCGTTAATTGTAGATTATGTAATGAAAAACCCTAAATGGAAAGTATCATTACAAACCCATAAATATTTAAATATACCATAAAAAAAAGCCTTGAAAAAATTCAAGGCTTTTTTTATTATATGAAGAAATATATTATTTAGTGAACGGAACTGCTACACGAACAGTACCCCATCCTAGATGCATATGTGCTCCGTTATCTACTGGCTGAAATGCAATTGAGAAGTTCTCTAAAGATTGATCACCTTTAGTTACGGGAACTGTAAGTCTTGCTACTTCGTTAGACTCTTTATAACCACTAGTTGCCCAATGATCTAAATCAGAACTTATAATAATGGTCCATTCTTTTTCACCAGGAATAGTAAATAAAGAATAAGCACCAGCTTTAATTGATTTTCCTCCAAATTTCACGTCTTGTAAAAACTGAATTTGCGTTGCGTCATTAGCACCAGTTCTCCATAATTTACCGTAAGGAGCTAGCTGTGTACCAATAGTTCTTCCTTTTAAATAAGGTCTGCTATAAAATACTTTAATTATTTTATTTGCTCCTCTGCTTGGAAAAGAAGCTAAGTCTAATGGACTTTTGTCTAAACCTGGAAACTGTTGAGCATTTACATTTGTAGATAATAACATTACAAATGCAAAAGCCATAATTGTAATTAGAGATGATTTTTTCATGATTATTGTTTTGAGTTTTTAATAACAAGTAAAATTAAATAATTATTCTTTTAAATTTTTGCTGGAAATCAGAAAGTCTTGTTAAACTTTAAGGTTTGTAGACTAAAATGCTACTAATAAAAAAAAGCCTTAGCAACTTTAGTTACTAAGGCTTTTTATTTTACTATCTAAATTAGATTTATTTAGTAAAAGGGACCGCTACACGAACAGTACCCCATCCCATATTAAGGTGTACACCGTTATCTGCCTCTGTAAATACCATTGCAAATTCTTCTAAAGAATCACTAGCTGCAGTTACAGGAACATTAAGTCTTGCAACGTCATTAGCTTCTTTATAAAAATAAGCACCCCATGCGTTTAATTCAGAGTTGATAATAATAGTCCATTCTTTTTCACCAGGAATAGTTGCAAAACTATAAGTTCCTGCTTTAATTGTTTTTCCTCCTAATTTCATATCTACATAAAATGTAATTTCAGCAGATTCGTTAGCACCAGTTCTCCAAACTTTACCATTTGGAGCAAGTTTTGCTATATCTCTACCTTTAAGCTGCGGACGACTGTAAGCTATTTTTACAAGTTTGTTAGCGACTCTGTAATCATTAGGAAAAGACGCTACATCCATAGGACTTGGGTCCATTTTTGGGAAATCTTGAGCATTTACATTACTAGATAATAGTATTGCGAATGCAAATGCGATAGTTGAAATGAATGATAATTTTTTCATGTTTAGTTTTTTTAAAATTGTTTTAACTTATGAGGTCGTAATTCTTACTTTAAGTTTACAAATAAAACGTTTTACTTATAAACAATACATATTTAATTACGTTTAATGCTTATTTTTTTATTTAAAGTTATAAAATGAAACTATTTATCAATTTTATGTTGATAAAATGAAACTTTAAATAGATGTTTGTGTTATAAAATATTAATACGATTGTTATGTGTGGAATAGTATGTGCATTTGATTTAAAACAAAAATCAGATAAATTAAGACCTCAGATATTGGAAATGTCTAAGCAAATTCGTCATCGTGGACCAGATTGGAGTGGTATTTATAGTACAGATAAAGCCATTTTAGCCCACGAGCGTTTAGCTATTGTAGATCCAACCTCAGGTAAACAACCTTTGTTTAGTGAAGATAAGAAAATAGTATTGGCTGCTAATGGAGAAATATATAACCATAGAGCGTTACGTAAACAATTTGAAGGCAAATATAACTTTAAAACAGAATCAGATTGTGAAGTGATTTTAGCACTATATCAAAAAAAAGGAAGTGCTTTTTTAGATGAAATGAATGGTATTTTTGGGTTTGCTATTTATGATGTAGAAAAAGATGAATATTTTATTGCTCGTGATCATATGGGAATTATTCCATTATATATTGGTTGGGATCAGCACGGTACATTTTATGTAGCTTCAGAATTAAAAGCTCTAGAAGGTGTTTGCTCTAAAATAGAATTGTTTCCACCTGGACATTATATGTCTAGTAAAGATGGAGAGTTTGTGAGATGGTATCAACGTGATTGGGAAAACTTTGACGATGTTAAAGATAATGAAACAAGTATAGAAGTATTAAAAGAAGCTTTAGAAGCTTCTGTACATCGACAATTAATGAGTGACGTACCATATGGAGTGTTATTATCAGGAGGATTAGATTCTTCAATAACATCTGCTATAGCTAAAAAATATTCGCAAAAGAGAATTGAATCAGATGATAAAACCGATGCATGGTGGCCACAATTACATTCATTTTCAGTAGGATTAGAAGGGTCTCCAGATTTAGAAGCAGCTCAAAAAGTTGCAGATCATATAGGTACAGTACATCACGAAATAAAATTTACGGTACAAGAAGGTCTAGATGCTGTAAAAGATGTAATTTATCAATTAGAAACTTATGATATTACGACTATAAGAGCTAGCACACCAATGTATTTAATGGCTAGAGTGATTAAATCGATGGGTATTAAAATGGTATTATCGGGCGAAGGTGCAGATGAATTATTTGGAGGGTATTTATATTTTCATAAGGCACCAAATGCCAAAGAGTTTCATGAAGAGACAGTTCGTAAATTAAGTAAACTGCACATGTATGATTGTTTGCGTGCTAATAAAAGCTTAGCAGCTTGGGGTATTGAAGGTCGTGTACCATTTTTAGACAAAGAATTTATGGATGTGGCAATGCGTATTAACCCTAAAGATAAGATGATAAATGGAGAGCGTATGGAGAAATGGGTGCTTCGTAAAGCGTTTGAAGATATGCTGCCAGAAAGTGTTGCTTGGAGACAAAAAGAACAATTTAGTGATGGTGTAGGGTATAGTTGGATAGATACACTTAAAGAAGTAGTTAGTGTTGAAATATCTGATGAACAAATGGATAATGCACATTTTAGGTTCCCATTACAAACACCGCAAAATAAAGAAGAATATTATTATCGTACTATTTTTGAGTCGCATTTTCCAAGTGATGCTGCGGCTTTAAGTGTTCCTCAAGAACCATCTGTGGCTTGCAGTACTAAAATAGCTTTAGAATGGGATGCGGCTTTTAAAAACATGAACGATCCAAGTGGTAGAGCTGTAGCAAAAGTGCATGAAGATGCATATTAAGGTTTTAGAAATACGTTACTTATTTTTTATAAAGTATCTTTAAACCTAATAAATAAGTATGTATTTAAGGTATGTTAAATAAAGTAGCAGTACAATGGATTGTTAAAGATGTAGTGAATTCAGTCGAATTTTATACTAGTAAATTAAGGTTTAAATTAGACTGGCTTGGAGAAGAACCATTTTTTGCTATTGTAAGCAGAGATAATTTTAGTGTTATGTTACGCCAATTAAAAAGAGAGAGCTTACCTAAACCCAATAGAATTCCTTTTATCAAATCCGGATGGCATTCAAATAAAGAAGAAGCATGGGATGTATATATTTGGGTAGATAATGCAGATGTTTTGTATACTGAATTTAAAGAGAAAAAAGTATCCGTTATAAAAGAAATTCAGGATACTGAATATAATAATCGTGATTTTGAAATTGAAGACTTAGATGGTTACATTTTATGCTTTGGACATCATTTATAAGGTTTTTTGTTATAAATAATGAATGTAAAATTCTCTTTTAGCAGGACGATTGTATTTTTTATAGATTTCAAGCCATTAAAAAAAGACTAAAATCCAATTTAAGCTATTTTTTAAGCTGTTTAAGGAACTTTTAAGTAATTAACAAATGTTGATAATTATCAAGTAAACTCCATAAAAAGCTATGAAAAAAACTTAGCAATTCGTATATTTGTTTGTATTCAAAA is from Flavobacteriaceae bacterium and encodes:
- a CDS encoding asparagine synthase B, whose amino-acid sequence is MCGIVCAFDLKQKSDKLRPQILEMSKQIRHRGPDWSGIYSTDKAILAHERLAIVDPTSGKQPLFSEDKKIVLAANGEIYNHRALRKQFEGKYNFKTESDCEVILALYQKKGSAFLDEMNGIFGFAIYDVEKDEYFIARDHMGIIPLYIGWDQHGTFYVASELKALEGVCSKIELFPPGHYMSSKDGEFVRWYQRDWENFDDVKDNETSIEVLKEALEASVHRQLMSDVPYGVLLSGGLDSSITSAIAKKYSQKRIESDDKTDAWWPQLHSFSVGLEGSPDLEAAQKVADHIGTVHHEIKFTVQEGLDAVKDVIYQLETYDITTIRASTPMYLMARVIKSMGIKMVLSGEGADELFGGYLYFHKAPNAKEFHEETVRKLSKLHMYDCLRANKSLAAWGIEGRVPFLDKEFMDVAMRINPKDKMINGERMEKWVLRKAFEDMLPESVAWRQKEQFSDGVGYSWIDTLKEVVSVEISDEQMDNAHFRFPLQTPQNKEEYYYRTIFESHFPSDAAALSVPQEPSVACSTKIALEWDAAFKNMNDPSGRAVAKVHEDAY
- a CDS encoding DUF2911 domain-containing protein, producing MKKLSFISTIAFAFAILLSSNVNAQDFPKMDPSPMDVASFPNDYRVANKLVKIAYSRPQLKGRDIAKLAPNGKVWRTGANESAEITFYVDMKLGGKTIKAGTYSFATIPGEKEWTIIINSELNAWGAYFYKEANDVARLNVPVTAASDSLEEFAMVFTEADNGVHLNMGWGTVRVAVPFTK
- a CDS encoding DUF2911 domain-containing protein, giving the protein MKKSSLITIMAFAFVMLLSTNVNAQQFPGLDKSPLDLASFPSRGANKIIKVFYSRPYLKGRTIGTQLAPYGKLWRTGANDATQIQFLQDVKFGGKSIKAGAYSLFTIPGEKEWTIIISSDLDHWATSGYKESNEVARLTVPVTKGDQSLENFSIAFQPVDNGAHMHLGWGTVRVAVPFTK
- a CDS encoding 7-carboxy-7-deazaguanine synthase QueE; translation: MKKEIQERVNRGEMLPLMEEFYTIQGEGFHKGTAAYFVRIGGCDVGCHWCDVKESWNADLHPPTETSSIVENAVKYSDTIVVTGGEPLTWDMNVLTSQLKSEGLQVHIETSGAYKLTGTWDWICLSPKKIKLPTAEVYKKADELKVIVYNNDDFKFAEEQAAQVNKDCILYLQPEWSKSDKMIPLIVDYVMKNPKWKVSLQTHKYLNIP